A genomic window from Salvia hispanica cultivar TCC Black 2014 chromosome 5, UniMelb_Shisp_WGS_1.0, whole genome shotgun sequence includes:
- the LOC125187949 gene encoding ABC transporter C family member 12-like — MGSDDPLVWFCRPVANGIWAQETDSAFGAYTPCAIDSVVGNVSHLVLLGMCLYRIWLINFNPKVQRYCLRSNFYNYALALLFSCCAAEPLYRLVMGVSIFNFDKESGLAPYEMVHLGIEIISWCSMVVMLLVETRIYIKEFRWYIRFGFMYVLVGDAVIFNFIFPLREFYTKSILYLFISSVFFQVLLGILLLAYVPKLDSYPGYVPLPDTVDDTENEKSLGEQVCPERSANIFSATYFNWMTPLMQQGYKRPITEKDVWKLDSWDQTETLSREFHKSWEEEVQRSKPWLLRALNRSLGGRFWYGGIFKIGNDLSQLAGPVILNHLLQSLEKGDPAWVGYIYALSIFFSVSIGVLCEARYFQNVMRVGFRLRSTLVAAIFRKSLRLTHEARKNFPSGRITNMITTDANALQQITQQLHGLWSFPFRITMAMILLYQQLGVASLLGSLMLVLMFPIQTFIVSRMRKLSREGLLRTDKRVGLMNEILAAMDTVKYYAWEKSFKSKIQVLRDDELSWVRKAQTLQAWNTFILNSIPVLVTVISFGTFTLLGGDLTPSRAFTSLALFGVLRFPLNMLPNLITQVVNANVSLQRLEELLLAEERILLPNPPLAPELPAISIKGGNFSWDSKAERPTLSNVNLDIPVGSLTAIVGGTGEGKTSLISAMLRELPPLGDANVEIRGSVAYVPQISWIFNATVRNNILFGSSFEPARYWKAIDITSLRHDLELLPGHDLTEIGERGVNISGGQKQRVSMARAVYSDSDIYIFDDPLSALDANVARQVFNNCIKEALGGKTRVLVTNQLHFLPQVDRIILVSEGMVKEEGTFEELSENSVLFKKLMENAGKMEEHIHDNGEEMDLCDESSPTLSSDPNTNEVPKDAISTRNTREGKSVLIKQEEREMGIVSWHVLMRYKNALGGLFAVSVLLTCYTLTETLRVSSSTWLSVWTKQSTSESYSVGFYIIVYAVLSFGQVLVTLTNSFWLIKSSLKAAKHLHDSMLNAILRAPMVFFHTNPIGRVINRFAKDLGDIDRTVAGIVNGFFAQLWQLLSTFMLIGIVSTVSLWAIMPLLILFYAAYLYYQSTSREVKRLDSITRSPVYAQFGEALNGLSSIRAYKAYDRMAAINGKSMDNNIRFTLINFSSNRWLTIRLESLGGIMIWLTATFAVMQNQRAENQVAFASTMGLLLSYSLNITNLLSNVLRVASRAENSLNSVERVGTYIDLPSEAPDVIEGSQPPPGWPASGLVRFEDVCLRYRPGLPPVLKGLSFTIQSHQKVGIVGRTGAGKSSMINALFRIVELERGRILIDECDVAKFGLTDLRKVLSIIPQSPVLFSGNVRFNLDPFGEHNDTNLWEALERAHLKDVIRRNPLGLDAEVLEGGENFSVGQRQLLSLARALLRRSKILVLDEATAAVDVTTDVLIQKTIREEFKSCTMLTVAHRLNTIIDSDQILVLDVGQVVEYDTPAKLLENETSAFSKMVQSTGQANAEYLRGLVVARKDKGGRFDGETASWLLSSRWNAAVQHALAANLSSAVRDLQVLGFEESSNVISKTKDAVVLLQDVLLGKHDEEIVETLQQFEVSRHTWWSAFYRVIEGHAEISRLARNGLQQPRIGLEDASDNWDDL, encoded by the exons AGATTTGGATTTATGTATGTTTTAGTGGGAGATGCAGTGATCTTTAACTTCATCTTCCCACTTAGAGAATTCTACACCAA GTCGATACTGTACTTGTTCATTAGTTCAGTCTTCTTCCAG GTTTTGCTTGGGATACTTCTTCTTGCTTACGTACCGAAATTGGACTCATATCCAGGCTACGTACCACTGCCGGACACTGTGGATGACACTGAGAACGAAAAGTCTCTCGGAGAGCAAGTATGTCCCGAGAGATCtgcaaatattttttctg CGACCTACTTCAACTGGATGACTCCCCTTATGCAGCAAGGGTACAAAAGACCCATCACCGAGAAGGATGTCTGGAAGTTGGACTCTTGGGATCAGACAGAGACATTGAGCAGAGA ATTCCACAAATCTTGGGAGGAAGAAGTTCAGAGATCCAAACCATGGCTTTTGCGTGCTTTGAATCGTAGCCTTGGTGGCAG GTTCTGGTATGGAGGCATCTTCAAA ATTGGTAATGATCTTTCCCAGCTTGCAGGCCCTGTTATACTAAACCATCTTTTACAG TCTCTTGAGAAAGGCGATCCAGCTTGGGTCGGTTACATCTACGCACTGTCGATATTTTTCAGTGTG TCAATCGGAGTGCTCTGTGAGGCTCGTTACTTTCAGAATGTCATGCGTGTTGGCTTCAGGCTAAGATCCACTCTG GTGGCTGCTATATTCCGCAAATCCTTAAGGCTAACCCATGAAGCTCGTAAGAACTTTCCATCCGGAAGAATTACAAACATGATCACGACAGATGCTAATGCACTTCAG CAAATAACCCAACAGCTTCATGGTTTATGGTCGTTCCCGTTTAGAATTACCATGGCCATGATTCTTCTATACCAGCAGCTAGGAGTAGCTTCACTTCTTGGTTCGCTTATGTTGGTCCTGATGTTCCCAATACAG ACTTTTATCGTCAGCAGGATGCGAAAGCTATCCAGGGAAGGATTGCTACGTACAGACAAGAGAGTCGGCTTAATGAACGAGATTTTGGCAGCTATGGATACTGTCAA GTACTACGCGTGGGAAAAGAGctttaaatccaaaattcagGTTCTGAGGGATGATGAGCTGTCATGGGTCAGGAAAGCACAGACGCTCCAAGCG TGGAATACTTTCATCCTAAACAGCATACCAGTCCTTGTGACAGTGATTTCATTTGGAACATTCACATTGCTCGGTGGGGATCTCACGCCTTCCAGAGCTTTTACGTCTCTTGCTTTATTTGGCGTTCTGCGATTCCCCCTAAATATGCTCCCTAATTTAATCACTCAG GTTGTGAACGCAAATGTATCTCTCCAACGTCTCGAAGAACTATTGCTTGCAGAAGAGAGAATTTTGTTGCCTAATCCACCTCTTGCACCGGAGCTTCCTGCCATCTCGATCAAGGGTGGAAACTTTTCGTGGGATTCTAAG GCGGAACGACCCACATTGTCCAATGTGAATCTGGATATACCAGTTGGCAGCCTAACTGCAATTGTTGGTGGCACCGGAGAAGGAAAAACATCGCTAATATCAGCAATGCTGAGAGAGCTTCCTCCACTTGGAGATGCAAACGTTGAAATCAGAGGATCTGTGGCTTATGTGCCTCAGATCTCTTGGATTTTCAATGCAACA GTGCGcaacaatatattatttggATCTTCGTTTGAACCAGCAAGATATTGGAAGGCCATAGATATCACTTCATTGCGCCATGACCTTGAGTTGCTTCCC GGCCATGATCTCACCGAGATTGGTGAAAGAGGAGTGAACATCAGTGGAGGCCAAAAGCAGAGAGTTTCAATGGCTAGGGCTGTGTATTCCGACTCAGATATTTACATCTTTGACGACCCGTTGAGCGCTCTGGATGCCAATGTTGCTCGACAG GTGTTCAATAATTGCATAAAGGAAGCATTGGGAGGGAAAACGAGGGTCCTTGTCACGAATCAGTTGCATTTCCTTCCTCAGGTTGACCGGATAATCTTGGTTTCCGAAGGTATGGTGAAAGAGGAGGGCACCTTCGAGGAGCTCTCCGAGAATAGTGTTTTGTTCAAGAAGCTAATGGAAAATGCAGGCAAAATGGAGGAGCATATCCACGATAATGGTGAAGAGATGGATCTTTGTGACGAATCATCGCCTACACTTTCTTCTGATCCTAATACGAATGAGGTGCCAAAAGATGCAATCTCAACTAGAAACACGAGAGAAGGTAAATCAGTTCTTATCAAGCAGGAGGAAAGGGAGATGGGAATTGTCAGCTGGCATGTTTTGATGAG GTACAAAAACGCATTAGGCGGCTTGTTTGCTGTATCAGTGCTGCTCACATGCTACACATTGACTGAAACTCTTCGAGTTTCAAGTAGCACGTGGCTTAGCGTTTGGACGAAGCAGAGCACTTCAGAGAGTTATAGTGTCGGTTTTTATATCATAGTTTATGCTGTCTTGTCTTTTGGTCAG GTGTTAGTTACATTGACAAACTCATTTTGGCTGATTAAATCGAGCCTCAAGGCGGCTAAACACCTTCATGATTCGATGCTAAATGCTATACTCAGAGCTCCGATGGTGTTCTTCCACACGAATCCCATAGGCCGCGTGATCAACAGATTCGCCAAGGATCTTGGTGATATTGACCGCACTGTAGCAGGCATTGTCAATGGCTTCTTTGCTCAGCTATGGCAGTTGCTTTCGACTTTCATGCTCATCGGCATTGTGAGCACTGTGTCTCTATGGGCCATCATGCCCCTGCTCATCTTGTTCTATGCAGCATATCTCTACTATCAG AGCACATCAAGGGAAGTGAAGCGTCTTGACTCAATCACAAGGTCACCCGTGTATGCACAGTTTGGGGAGGCGCTGAACGGGCTGTCCTCAATCCGTGCATACAAGGCTTATGATCGGATGGCCGCCATCAATGGGAAGTCAATGGACAACAACATCAGATTCACTCTCATTAACTTTAGCTCGAATCGTTGGCTGACCATAAGATTGGAGAGTTTAGGAGGCATCATGATCTGGTTGACAGCAACATTTGCAGTTATGCAAAATCAGAGAGCTGAAAACCAAGTGGCATTTGCATCTACCATGGGATTGCTCCTCAGTTACTCCTTAAACATCACCAACTTGCTGAGCAACGTGCTGAGGGTCGCAAGCCGCGCAGAAAACAGCTTGAATTCAGTCGAGCGCGTTGGAACATACATAGATTTGCCATCTGAGGCTCCGGATGTGATTGAGGGAAGCCAACCCCCGCCTGGATGGCCGGCCTCAGGATTGGTCAGGTTTGAAGATGTGTGCCTCCGGTACAGACCCGGGCTTCCACCCGTCCTCAAGGGACTTTCCTTCACCATCCAATCACACCAGAAGGTCGGTATAGTTGGAAGAACGGGTGCTGGTAAATCGAGCATGATCAATGCATTGTTCCGGATTGTGGAGCTTGAGAGAGGGAGGATCTTAATTGATGAATGTGATGTTGCCAAATTCGGATTGACTGATCTACGAAAAGTTCTCAGCATTATCCCACAGTCTCCTGTCCTTTTCTCAG GTAATGTTCGGTTCAATCTCGACCCGTTTGGTGAACACAACGACACTAACCTCTGGGAAGCTCTAGAGAGGGCACACTTGAAGGATGTCATCAGGAGAAATCCTTTGGGTTTGGATGCTGAG GTTTTGGAAGGTGGCGAGAACTTCAGCGTTGGGCAGAGGCAGCTGCTAAGTCTTGCTCGAGCATTGCTTCGTAGGTCGAAGATCCTGGTGCTTGATGAAGCAACAGCTGCAGTTGATGTTACTACCGATGTGCTTATACAGAAAACCATTCGAGAAGAGTTCAAATCGTGTACGATGCTCACAGTCGCTCATCGCCTCAACACCATCATCGACAGTGATCAGATCCTCGTGCTTGATGTTGGCCAG gtGGTCGAGTATGACACTCCTGCAAAGCTCCTTGAAAACGAAACAAGTGCCTTCTCCAAGATGGTGCAGAGCACGGGGCAGGCCAATGCTGAGTACCTCCGAGGCTTGGTTGTTGCGAGGAAGGATAAAGGAGGCCGCTTTGATGGGGAGACGGCGTCATGGCTTCTATCTTCGCGTTGGAACGCTGCTGTGCAGCATGCCCTCGCTGCCAACCTCAGCTCCGCGGTGAGGGACCTGCAGGTGCTCGGGTTCGAGGAGAGCAGCAATGTGATCAGCAAAACCAAGGATGCAGTAGTGCTTCTGCAGGATGTATTGTTGGGGAAGCACGACGAGGAGATCGTGGAGACGCTACAACAGTTTGAGGTGTCAAGACACACATGGTGGTCGGCTTTCTACAGAGTGATTGAAG gtcatgcagAGATAAGCAGGTTGGCAAGAAATGGACTGCAGCAAcctagaattggattggaAGATGCTTCAGACAATTGGGATGATCTTTAA